The genomic region CGTGCGCGTTTCACTGTCCCAGGGATCGTTGCCGGCGGGATCATCACCGTGGTTGACGCCGCTCATAAACCACGGGACCGCAAGGCCGTCGCGCACGGCCGTATCGCGCAGATGCGTGAAGTAAGAGCCGTTCAATTCGGGACCCGCCGAGCGGGTGTCTTCGTTCTCCAATTGGACCATCACGACCGGGCCGCCCCGATGGATTTGCAGCGGCGAAACGATGGAGAAGATCTTGTCGTACCAGTGGTCCACGGCCGCCATATAGACCGGCTCATCCGTGCGGATTTGCAGGCCCGGCTTGAAGCGCAGCCACACCGGGTAGCCGCCGCTGTCCCATTCCGCGCAGACATACGGCCCGACACGCACCACCGCGTACATCCCGAGCTCCTGCACCATCTTCAAAAAGGCGCCAAAGTCCTTCTCGCCCGTAAACTCGAAACGCCCTTCCTGCGGCTCATGATAGTTCCAGTAAGCGTAGGTCTGAATGCAGTTGTATCCGGCGCGCTTGACGCGCAGCAGGCGGTCGCGCCAGAGCGCGCGCGGGATCTTGTTGTACTGGACCTCTCCGGTCGCCAGAAACACCCGTTTGCCATGGATGAGAAATCCATGCTTATCGAAGTCGATCGCGGCTTTGGCGGCGGGCGCCGCCGGGTGGATGTTACTGTCGTGGCCGGGGAAATCCGAAGCGTGCGCGCCTGGCGCCAGAGATGCGAGCGCGGTCAAACAAATCCCGAAAAGAATACTCCTGCGTGACATCTCTTGCTGTTCTCCTTGGCTGCCCAGCCTTCGTCTTAGATGGCGATAGAGGCAATTGTCCGATTAAACGAAAGCATTCCGTTTCTTCCTCTTTGTGTAGACAGTAAACGGTTGCTACAGTTTCGTCCTTTTTGGAAATTTTCACAAGAATTTTGGTCCAATCATCATGAATGTCGCCCAGCGCTCTCCAGTATCCCCGTAAAAAAACCATAATCACAGCGAAGAGCCGCGCGTCGATGCTCTCACACCTTTTGAGGATAAGAAAAACCATGCCATTCTTTCTCCACCTGCGCACCGGTTACAAGCTCGCGCTTGGATTCGGATTTTCGCTTCTCTGCGCTATCTCTATTGCATTCGTCGCGCTGAGCCGGATGCAGGCGATGCAGCAGGCGACAAGCCCGGCCGCATCCCTGGAAGCCCTGCAAAGCGGCCGTTTCCTGATCTTCGCCCTGCTCACGGCCGCAATCGTCTGCGGATCGCTCATCGCGGCGGCGGTGACCCGTTATATCACCGGGACGCTTTCCCAGATGTCGCAGCGCCTGGAGCAGCTGTCCTCGGTCGACGTCACACGGCTGGGAACCGCGATCACCGTAATGGAGTTCGGCGATCTTTCCATGCCCGTTCGTTACGAGACGGAGCCGCTGGAAATAAGTTCACGCGATGAGTTCGGTCAAATGGGCACGACGATCAATCTGCTCATGAATCAAACGCACTGCACGATCCAATCCTTCCGCGCCTCCCGCGCCGGTCTTCAGGATCTGGTGCGCACGCTCCAGCAAAACGCCGCCCAGGTCGCGCAGACGGCCGGCACGCTGACGGATACAAGCGGCAACATTGGCGCGGGCGTCGAGCAGATCGGCGCCATGATGATGGACATCGCCCGCTCTTCGGACCAGTCGGCGCACGGCGCGGCGGAAGTGGCGCAGGGCGCCGCCCAGCAGTCGCGCTCCATGGCGGAAGGCACGAAGCTGCTCGATCAGCTTTCGGGGATCATCGAAACGGTCACCTCCGAAGCGCAGGGCGCCCGCCAGGCCGCCGGCGAAGCGCAGGCCGTGGCGAGCGGCGGCGTCGAAGCGGTCGCGCAGACAGTCCAGGGAATGGCCCGCATCCGCGCCAGCGTCACTGAATCCGCCGGAGTCGTCGCCAGTCTGGGCCAGTCCAGCCGGGAGATCGGCGCCATCGTCAAAACGATCGATGAGATCGCCGAGCAGACCAACCTGCTCGCTCTGAACGCCGCCATCGAGGCGGCCCGAGCCGGCGAAGCGGGACGCGGTTTCGCGGTCGTCGCCTCCGAAGTGCGCCGCCTCGCCGAGCGCGCCGGAAAGGCGACCGGGGAGATCACCGGCCTGATCAACGAAGTCCAGCAGCACACGCAGAAGGCGGTCAGCACGATGGAGACCGGCGCGCGTGAGGTGGAGCTGGGCGCGCAGCTGGCGGAAACCGCCGGCGAAGCGCTGATGAAGATTCAAGACGTCGTCGCGGCCGTGACGGAGCGTGTCGCCGGCATCGACGTTTCGGCGCAGCGAATGACCACATCCTCCGCCCGCGTCTCCGAATCCATCCACACCATGGCGCACCTTGTCGCCCAGAGCGGCGAGATGGCCGAGCAGATGAGCGCCGCCGCCGCGCAGGTCTCCTCCTCCGTGCGCACCGTGTCCGGCGCGGCCGCCAAGCAAGGCTCCGCCGCCGGGGAAATGATCGCCTTCTCGCAGTCGCTGACGGAGATCGCCTGCACCCTGGAGGACGCCGTCTCCCAGTTCCAGGTGGAAGCCGCTCCCGCGCCGGCGTTCCGCGAGCCGCTTCGCCTCGCCGCGTAAATTTACGCTTGTTTCTGTCCGCCGGTATTGACTCCGCGTCAAACCGGCGGTATACTTCTCACATATTAACCAGTAAGGTGATAATAAATATAGCTTGACCGACTAGACCACTAGAGGCCCATTGCGCAGCGCGCATTGGGCCTCTTCGTATTTCCGCTTTTTAGGAGTTATCATTATGAAGAACACCCAACGTCAGGGGTTTACCTTGATTGAACTGCTCGTTGTCATCGCTATCATCGCGATTCTCGCCGCCATTCTCTTCCCGGTCTTCGCCCAGGCACGCGAAAAGGCGCGCCAGTCGAGCTGCGCCTCCAACGAAAAGCAGATCGGCCTGGCGATCCTGCAATACGCTCAGGATAACGAGGAAACCCTCCCTCTCGCGAACTATGTCAATCCGGATGGCTCGAATGGGTCATGGAACTACGCGGTGGACCCGTATATCAAAGGCGGGATCGCCGTCGTGCAGGCGGACAACGGAACCCTGCATAAGAGCGTGTATACCTGCCCTGATTTCAATGGCGATGCGCCGGAAGGCGTATTTTCCGCATCATTTCCCAGCGTGTCTTCGAGCGGAGCAAAGACCGGACAGCCGTTCAAAAGCTACGTCGTGAACGAGAATTTCCTGTCCCCGCTCGCCGTTTCCACGCCCGCCACCGATCACTTCAAGCGCCCTTCCGCGACGCTGGCCCAAATCAAATCCCCCTCCTCCGTCGTTCTGCTGGCCGAAGGACGCGGCGATGTCCTTTATACGACCGGCAATGACACCTCCACGGAACCGACGGATTCGCCGGATGAGAACTTCCACGACTGGGGCAACTATATCTCCGCCCGCGCGCGGCACGCCGGCGGGTCGGAGTATCTGCTCATGGACGGTCATGTGAAATGGTTCCGCGCTCCAAGCCCGAACTACGCCGACTCGGCGAAGACCCTGCCGAACGCCAGCGCATCGGGAGTCGTATGGAGTCAGGCCCAGTATCCGACCGCTTCCGCGTGGTTCCTGGAAGATCCGAACGCGCAGTAAATCTCCGGCGGAAAAATATCGGATGAGATTTTCTCGGAAGATATTGACTCCGTTTGAGATTGCGGGTAATATTCACTAGTAAGTTTATAAAGAATACAGACTTTGCCCACCAGTCAGCTGGAGGCCCGAAGCATGAATTGCTTCGGGCCTTTGTGTTTTTTGGCTTAAGCAATACCAGGAGTAAGACCATGCGCAAGAGGCGCCAGTCCGGATTTACATTGATTGAACTACTCGTCGTGATAGCCATTATCGCGATTCTCGCCGCTATTCTCTTCCCCGTCTTTGCCCAGGCCCGCGAAAAAGCGCGCCAGATCACGTGCGCCTCGAACGAGAAGCAGGCGGGCCTCGCCATCTTCCAATACGCTCAAGATTATGACGAGACGTTGCCGCTCGCCAACTACGCTCAGCATCCCACCGATACGAGCGGCTTTGTGAACTGGCAATATGAGGTCGATCCTTATATCAAGGGCGGATACCCGATCAGCAACTCCGATCTGGGAACCGGCTCCGGCGGCCTGCGCAAGAGCGTCTGGTTCTGCCCGGACTGGGACCGCACCAACGACCTCTTCTATAACGACGGCACGCCGTCGGGTACGGCGCCCAGCACGGCCACTCCCTCCAAGAGCTACATCGCGAACGAGAATTATATGGGCGCTTACGTCCCCCCCACCGCTCCCAACGTAAACTACGCGAAGCCCTCGGCGACGCTGGCGCAGATCAAGACGCCCGCGCAGACGGTGCTGACCGCCGAAAGCCGGGGCAACAACGTTCAGTGCGCCGGCAACGACACGCCGACCGCCGCCGCGCTCGGCACGACCGCAAGCGACTGGGGCCACTATGTCTCGGGCCGCGCCCGCCATGCGGGAGGCTCCAACTATCTGTTCCAGGACGGCCATGTGAAGTGGTTCCGCGCGCCCGGCAATAACCGCAACGCCGACCTCTCCCCGGTCCTGAGCACGACCGGCATCGTCTACAGCCAGGCGTCCTACCCCAACGCCGCCGGCTGGTGGCTGGAGGATCCGAACGGAGCGTAGCCCCCGAAATTGCCGCCGTTTCGCGATTCTTCAATCGCGAAGCGGCGGTTTCTTGCTTGTCCTTGCGCCGATCACTTGAAGGTTGCCCACACACGTGTCGATTCTTTTTCGTCTGTTTGCCTATCTGCGCCCTTACAAGTGGCGTGTCGTCCTCGGACAATTGATCG from Capsulimonas corticalis harbors:
- a CDS encoding methyl-accepting chemotaxis protein; translation: MPFFLHLRTGYKLALGFGFSLLCAISIAFVALSRMQAMQQATSPAASLEALQSGRFLIFALLTAAIVCGSLIAAAVTRYITGTLSQMSQRLEQLSSVDVTRLGTAITVMEFGDLSMPVRYETEPLEISSRDEFGQMGTTINLLMNQTHCTIQSFRASRAGLQDLVRTLQQNAAQVAQTAGTLTDTSGNIGAGVEQIGAMMMDIARSSDQSAHGAAEVAQGAAQQSRSMAEGTKLLDQLSGIIETVTSEAQGARQAAGEAQAVASGGVEAVAQTVQGMARIRASVTESAGVVASLGQSSREIGAIVKTIDEIAEQTNLLALNAAIEAARAGEAGRGFAVVASEVRRLAERAGKATGEITGLINEVQQHTQKAVSTMETGAREVELGAQLAETAGEALMKIQDVVAAVTERVAGIDVSAQRMTTSSARVSESIHTMAHLVAQSGEMAEQMSAAAAQVSSSVRTVSGAAAKQGSAAGEMIAFSQSLTEIACTLEDAVSQFQVEAAPAPAFREPLRLAA
- a CDS encoding DUF1559 domain-containing protein, with the protein product MKNTQRQGFTLIELLVVIAIIAILAAILFPVFAQAREKARQSSCASNEKQIGLAILQYAQDNEETLPLANYVNPDGSNGSWNYAVDPYIKGGIAVVQADNGTLHKSVYTCPDFNGDAPEGVFSASFPSVSSSGAKTGQPFKSYVVNENFLSPLAVSTPATDHFKRPSATLAQIKSPSSVVLLAEGRGDVLYTTGNDTSTEPTDSPDENFHDWGNYISARARHAGGSEYLLMDGHVKWFRAPSPNYADSAKTLPNASASGVVWSQAQYPTASAWFLEDPNAQ
- a CDS encoding prepilin-type N-terminal cleavage/methylation domain-containing protein, encoding MRKRRQSGFTLIELLVVIAIIAILAAILFPVFAQAREKARQITCASNEKQAGLAIFQYAQDYDETLPLANYAQHPTDTSGFVNWQYEVDPYIKGGYPISNSDLGTGSGGLRKSVWFCPDWDRTNDLFYNDGTPSGTAPSTATPSKSYIANENYMGAYVPPTAPNVNYAKPSATLAQIKTPAQTVLTAESRGNNVQCAGNDTPTAAALGTTASDWGHYVSGRARHAGGSNYLFQDGHVKWFRAPGNNRNADLSPVLSTTGIVYSQASYPNAAGWWLEDPNGA